acTAGTTGagtttttgaccaaaaaaaaaaaggaaaaaaaaatattaactagtTGAGTTGAAAACGTTATGAGACAGCTATAAAAGGATCGAGAATTATTGTTTATGATCTAACAAGGCGTTGTGACCCGGAGTTGATTAACTTGAGGGCAAAACCCCACTACAGTACAACTATCAAGATTCGAATCTTGGCTACTGGAAAATTAATATTTCGGCATGGTCAGAGACAGAGGACCGATACATGGTaacacgtgactagtctggaCCATTTCTGTGGGACCAGGATATcctgtataattaaaaaaaaattggtttagaaTGTTAACATTAAAGGGAATTGAAAGTATCAACGTATTGTTTTTATAAAGCTATTGGCCTAATTGATATATCAACTAGGCTAAAGAGGTTTACACACTTCCTTATAAACTAAAGCATTGACATTCATATACACATCATATCTCTCTCTCAAAAAATGTGGCTGAACAGTCTGTTTTCAATCCTCTGTTTGGCCCTGGCCGTTAGCTTCGACTACGTGTCTGCAGTAGTATGTGGGGACGAGATGTTTTTCGCACCCAACGGTACTTACGATACCAACCGTCGTCTCGTCCTCGCAACTCTTGCTTCCAACGTCATCTCTCAAGACGGCTACTACAACGTCTCTGTTGGTGAAGGCCCCGGAAGGATATATGCCTTAGGGATGTGCATCCCAGGGACTGAACCACAGATCTGTTCAGACTGTATCCAAGCCTCGTCCAAATATTTATTACAAGACTGCCAGAACCAGACAGACTCATATGACTGGAGCCCTCCTTTCTGTTATGTTCGTTATTCCAACAGCTCGTTTTACAACGAGATTACTCTCAAGCCGCAATACGCAGAGTACTACACTGGAGATATCCCTGGGAACgtaatcttttatatattgaCACATGACAACGTCAAACGATTTTAGGCTTCGTTAAGATATTTTACTTAATaagttttagatattttaattatattcttCAAAAGAGTTTTAGAGGATATTTTcttttgctatatatatatgcttcatCCGCATCTTAATCTTGAAAGTACCTTTTAATCTCATTTCTGACTATCCAAATCTTGACTTGCTTTTGCAGATGGCAAAACGATCTCCACAAGAACTGTAGTGGCAATTGTTGTCCCAGTAGCAATAATTGTGCTCCTGCTTGCTCTAGGCTTTGCATTTTACAGGAGTAGAAAATCATATAAACCAATGAAACTTGAAAGTGAGTTATACTTTTATCCATTTCAGAGCTGAAGATTTATATACTTCCTTGCAAAACAATACCATACATTCGTTTGCAGCCAATGATATATTTGC
The window above is part of the Brassica napus cultivar Da-Ae chromosome C3, Da-Ae, whole genome shotgun sequence genome. Proteins encoded here:
- the LOC106384091 gene encoding putative cysteine-rich receptor-like protein kinase 31, with protein sequence MWLNSLFSILCLALAVSFDYVSAVVCGDEMFFAPNGTYDTNRRLVLATLASNVISQDGYYNVSVGEGPGRIYALGMCIPGTEPQICSDCIQASSKYLLQDCQNQTDSYDWSPPFCYVRYSNSSFYNEITLKPQYAEYYTGDIPGNVIFYILTHDNMAKRSPQELLKVSYTFIHFRAEDLYTSLQNNTIHSFAANDIFAAYDDMATTHQLQYDLNTIEAATDNFSDENKLGEGGFGVVYKGTFSNGTEIAVKRLTRTSRQGFQEFKNEVVVVAKLQHNNLVRLLGFCMEREEKILVYEFLCNKSLDMFLFGLLTFQVPNSQSLMNPYPILD